Proteins encoded within one genomic window of Bacillus thuringiensis:
- a CDS encoding ABC transporter permease, with product MNMQNQKQSKIITTIWLILLIAIWEGSVSLFKIEPWILPKPSAIVQELIGMKDLLLPNTMQTLQEVIIGLFFAVLIGTSIAIVMDVIPLFRILINPLLVISQTIPIVVLAPLFIIWFGYGMLPKVMVVILVCFFPIALSILEGFQTVDKNMLKLLQTMKATKWQVYQKVKFPAVLPYFFSGLKIAVTYSVMGAIIGEWLGASEGLGVMLTRATKSFLTARVFGVAAIIVMVTLCLYFIVEFMARITAPWIYRKDGRK from the coding sequence ATGAATATGCAAAACCAGAAGCAATCTAAAATAATTACAACAATTTGGCTTATCCTTCTCATTGCGATATGGGAAGGATCTGTTTCATTATTTAAAATTGAACCGTGGATTTTACCGAAGCCTTCTGCGATTGTTCAAGAATTAATAGGAATGAAAGATTTATTATTACCGAATACGATGCAAACGTTACAAGAGGTTATAATTGGACTATTTTTTGCAGTTTTAATTGGGACAAGTATTGCAATTGTTATGGACGTTATCCCTTTATTTCGTATTTTAATAAATCCGTTGCTTGTTATTTCGCAAACGATTCCAATCGTTGTACTTGCACCGTTATTTATTATTTGGTTTGGATATGGAATGCTACCGAAAGTAATGGTAGTCATACTCGTTTGTTTCTTCCCGATTGCGCTTAGCATTTTAGAAGGCTTTCAAACGGTAGATAAAAATATGTTGAAGTTGTTGCAAACGATGAAGGCAACGAAATGGCAAGTTTACCAGAAAGTAAAGTTTCCAGCAGTGCTTCCATACTTTTTCTCTGGTTTGAAAATTGCAGTTACATATAGCGTAATGGGAGCGATTATTGGGGAATGGCTCGGTGCAAGTGAAGGATTAGGAGTTATGCTTACGAGGGCTACAAAATCCTTTTTAACAGCCCGAGTATTTGGTGTTGCAGCAATTATTGTTATGGTGACATTATGTCTGTATTTTATCGTGGAGTTTATGGCAAGAATAACAGCACCATGGATATATAGAAAGGACGGCAGAAAATGA
- a CDS encoding ABC transporter substrate-binding protein, whose amino-acid sequence MKKGLKVMLAALLAVGVAGCNPAKKEESTSKDQKIKVVLDWFPNTNHTGLYVAQAKEYYKKQGLDVEIIQPGDNVTAEQMIASGKADFAISAQENVTLARVEGIPVVSVGAIIQHNTSAFASLKKDNMTSPKNFEGKRYGGWGGPAEEATLKTIMEKHQADFNKVEKIILGQTDFFKSIGRDADFEWIYYGWDGIEAKRQGKELNTIMVKDLDPALDFYSPVIITSEKHTKQDKDFVKKFMSATTEGYNFAIKEPKEAADILIKAVPDVNKELVQESQKWLSTKYQDDAKAWGVQKEEVWTNYMNFLYDNKVIKKKIDVKDAFTNEFLPSEK is encoded by the coding sequence ATGAAAAAAGGTTTAAAAGTTATGTTGGCTGCCTTATTAGCAGTAGGTGTGGCTGGATGTAATCCGGCGAAGAAAGAGGAAAGTACAAGTAAAGATCAAAAAATAAAAGTAGTATTAGATTGGTTCCCGAATACGAATCATACTGGTTTATATGTAGCGCAAGCGAAAGAGTATTATAAAAAGCAAGGCTTAGATGTAGAAATTATTCAGCCTGGTGATAATGTAACAGCAGAACAAATGATAGCTTCAGGAAAAGCTGACTTCGCAATAAGTGCACAAGAAAATGTAACGTTGGCGCGGGTGGAAGGTATTCCTGTTGTATCTGTAGGAGCGATTATTCAGCATAACACTTCAGCTTTTGCGTCACTTAAGAAAGATAACATGACTTCACCGAAAAATTTTGAAGGCAAACGTTACGGAGGCTGGGGAGGACCAGCAGAAGAAGCAACGTTGAAGACAATTATGGAGAAACATCAAGCTGATTTTAATAAAGTCGAAAAAATCATTTTAGGCCAAACAGACTTCTTTAAATCAATTGGCCGTGATGCTGATTTCGAATGGATTTATTACGGTTGGGATGGTATTGAAGCGAAGCGTCAAGGAAAAGAGTTAAATACAATTATGGTGAAAGACTTAGATCCAGCGCTCGATTTCTATAGTCCTGTTATTATTACAAGTGAAAAACATACGAAGCAAGATAAAGACTTTGTGAAAAAGTTTATGAGTGCAACGACAGAAGGGTATAATTTTGCAATTAAAGAACCGAAAGAAGCTGCTGATATTTTAATTAAAGCAGTTCCAGATGTGAATAAAGAATTAGTACAAGAAAGTCAAAAGTGGTTAAGTACGAAGTATCAAGATGATGCAAAAGCATGGGGAGTACAGAAGGAAGAAGTTTGGACGAATTACATGAATTTCTTATATGATAACAAAGTTATTAAGAAGAAAATTGATGTGAAAGATGCCTTTACAAATGAGTTCCTTCCAAGTGAAAAATGA
- a CDS encoding ABC transporter ATP-binding protein produces MSGLQIKDIVKSFDGKNVLANISASIREGEFVSFVGPSGCGKSTLLNMIANVENPTSGNVTYKDKHVQEQDAVSYMPQQDLLLPWRSALQNIVLPLEIEGKPKKQRLTEGMEALKQFELDEYADHYPDELSGGMRQRISFLRTYLCEKPIMLLDEPFGKLDAFTKMEVHSWLLNSWHQEKQTIVMVTHDLDEAILLSDRVFILSQRPASIVGEVQVKLPRPRTMDMLTSLELKKDKEEILRVLAPYMKK; encoded by the coding sequence ATGAGTGGATTACAAATAAAAGATATTGTGAAATCTTTCGATGGAAAGAATGTATTAGCAAATATTAGTGCTTCTATACGAGAGGGAGAATTCGTTTCCTTTGTAGGACCCAGTGGTTGCGGGAAAAGCACATTATTAAATATGATTGCAAATGTTGAAAATCCAACAAGTGGAAACGTAACGTATAAGGATAAGCACGTACAAGAGCAAGATGCTGTAAGTTATATGCCGCAACAAGATTTATTGCTGCCATGGCGATCAGCTTTGCAAAATATTGTTCTTCCATTAGAAATTGAAGGAAAGCCGAAGAAACAAAGGCTGACAGAAGGAATGGAAGCATTAAAGCAGTTTGAGTTAGATGAATATGCAGACCATTATCCAGATGAATTATCAGGTGGAATGCGTCAAAGAATTAGCTTCCTTCGCACATATTTATGTGAAAAGCCAATTATGCTACTTGATGAGCCTTTTGGAAAATTAGATGCTTTTACAAAAATGGAAGTACATAGCTGGCTTTTAAACTCTTGGCACCAAGAGAAGCAAACAATCGTTATGGTTACACACGACTTAGATGAGGCAATCTTACTTTCAGATCGCGTATTTATTTTATCTCAAAGACCAGCATCAATAGTTGGCGAGGTACAAGTGAAATTACCTAGACCGAGAACGATGGATATGTTAACATCACTTGAATTAAAGAAAGATAAGGAAGAAATTTTGAGAGTATTAGCTCCTTATATGAAAAAATAG
- a CDS encoding ABC-F family ATP-binding cassette domain-containing protein, with amino-acid sequence MSILTVENLSHSYGEKTILYNACFRLLKGEHVGLVGQNGIGKSTLLRILTGELIHDDGSIEWFPHVKVGFLQQHMDLQEGITIEEYLQSAFSDLYTIECEMLKIAEEMNGAGEVEKLLVKYGELQTILESSNFYQIHTEIEEVAIGLGLFEVGLEKDVSKLSGGQRTKLLLGKLLLEKADVLLLDEPTNYLDTAHIEWLQSYLRLYEKAYVIISHDEVFLNSITNVIYHLEGGKVKRYVGNYEKFVQSYQVQTKQLQSAYAKQQKEITQLETFIQKNKIRKAKQAKSREKVLEKMQRVEKVNHVTQSRFDFNVYEEPVSRILQAEKLRIGYSDPLCPELNLQVKKGEKIAIVGHNGIGKTTMLKTLLGQIKPLSGSISVGERVNPAYFAQEEFASEITPLEKVWAERPDMTKKEVRQALAKCGLKEEHVLKPIRLLSGGEQTKVRLCELIVTKSNVLILDEPTNHLDIETKKSLQEALQQYTGTVLLVSHEPSFYEAWITKVWNIEEWNAEQ; translated from the coding sequence ATGAGTATATTAACAGTAGAAAATTTAAGTCATTCGTATGGTGAGAAAACCATTTTATATAATGCGTGTTTCCGACTATTAAAGGGCGAGCATGTTGGGTTAGTAGGGCAAAATGGAATTGGAAAATCAACATTGTTAAGGATTTTAACAGGAGAACTTATACATGATGACGGAAGCATTGAATGGTTTCCACATGTGAAGGTAGGTTTCTTGCAGCAGCATATGGATTTACAAGAGGGGATAACAATTGAAGAATACCTACAAAGTGCATTTTCGGATTTGTATACGATTGAATGCGAAATGTTAAAAATTGCTGAAGAAATGAATGGAGCAGGAGAAGTAGAAAAACTGTTAGTAAAGTATGGAGAATTACAAACTATATTGGAAAGTTCTAATTTCTATCAAATTCATACAGAAATTGAAGAAGTAGCAATTGGTTTAGGGTTGTTTGAGGTAGGTTTGGAAAAGGATGTTTCAAAGTTAAGTGGAGGACAGCGAACGAAGTTATTACTTGGGAAGCTCCTTTTAGAAAAAGCTGATGTTTTATTGCTAGATGAGCCAACAAACTATTTAGATACAGCTCATATAGAATGGTTGCAATCATATTTGAGACTGTATGAAAAAGCTTATGTAATCATTTCACATGACGAAGTGTTTTTGAACAGTATTACGAATGTTATTTATCATCTAGAAGGAGGGAAAGTGAAGCGATACGTAGGAAATTATGAAAAGTTTGTGCAAAGTTATCAAGTGCAAACGAAACAATTACAATCGGCGTATGCGAAACAACAAAAAGAAATTACTCAGTTAGAAACATTTATTCAAAAAAATAAAATTCGAAAAGCGAAACAGGCTAAAAGTCGAGAGAAAGTGTTGGAGAAAATGCAAAGGGTTGAAAAGGTTAATCATGTAACTCAATCTCGTTTTGATTTCAATGTTTATGAGGAGCCAGTGAGTCGTATATTGCAAGCTGAGAAACTAAGGATAGGATATAGTGATCCGTTATGTCCAGAGTTGAATTTACAAGTGAAAAAGGGAGAAAAGATAGCGATTGTTGGCCATAATGGAATTGGAAAAACGACAATGTTAAAAACGTTATTAGGCCAAATAAAACCGCTAAGTGGTTCGATTTCTGTTGGAGAGCGAGTAAATCCTGCCTATTTTGCACAAGAAGAGTTTGCTTCAGAAATAACACCATTAGAGAAAGTTTGGGCAGAACGACCAGATATGACAAAAAAAGAAGTGCGCCAAGCATTAGCGAAGTGTGGATTAAAAGAAGAGCATGTATTAAAACCTATTCGTTTATTAAGCGGCGGGGAACAAACGAAAGTACGTTTATGCGAACTGATCGTAACGAAAAGCAATGTTTTAATTTTAGATGAACCGACTAATCATTTGGATATAGAAACAAAGAAGTCTTTGCAGGAAGCGTTACAACAATATACAGGAACAGTTTTACTTGTCTCACATGAGCCGTCTTTCTATGAAGCATGGATCACAAAAGTATGGAATATAGAAGAATGGAACGCTGAACAATAA
- a CDS encoding glycosyl hydrolase family 18 protein: MKSKKFTLLLLSLLLFLPLFLTNFITPNFALADSPKQDQKIVGYFPSWGIYGRNYQVADIDASKLTHLNYAFADICWNGKHGNPSTHPDNPNKQTWNCKESGVPLQNKEVPNGTLVLGEPWADVTKSYPGSGTTWEDCDKYARCGNFGELKRLKAKYPHLKTIISVGGWTWSNRFSDMAADEKTRKVFAESTVDFLREYGFDGVDLDWEYPGVETIPGGSYRPEDKQNFTLLLQDVRNALTKAGAEDGKQYLLTIASGASQRYADHTELKKISQILDWINIMTYDFHGGWEPTSNHNAALYKDPNDPAADTNFYVDGAIDIYTNEGVPADKLVLGVPFYGRGWKSCGKENNGQYQPCKPGSDGKLASKGTWDDYSTGDTGVYDYGDLAANYVNKNGFVRYWNDVAKVPYLYNATTGSFISYDDNESMKYKTDYIKTKGLSGAMFWELSGDCRTSPKYSCSGPKLLDTLVKELLGGPITQKDIEPPTNVKNIAATNKNSNSVQLNWTASTDNVGVTEYEISAGEEKWSTTTNSITIKNLKPNTEYTFSVIAKDAAGNKSQPTAITVKTDDANTTPPGGNGNATFSVTSNWGSGYNFSIIIKNTGTIPIKNWKLEFDYNGNLTQVWDSKISSKINSHYVITNAGWNGEIPPGGSVTIGGAGTGNPAELVNASISEN; encoded by the coding sequence ATGAAATCAAAAAAATTTACACTGCTATTACTATCCCTACTACTCTTCTTACCTCTTTTTCTCACAAACTTTATTACTCCAAACTTCGCATTAGCAGATTCACCAAAGCAAGATCAAAAAATTGTTGGGTATTTTCCTTCATGGGGCATTTACGGACGTAATTATCAAGTTGCAGACATTGATGCATCAAAGCTAACTCATTTAAACTATGCTTTCGCTGATATTTGCTGGAATGGAAAACATGGAAACCCTTCTACTCACCCCGATAATCCAAATAAACAAACGTGGAACTGTAAAGAGTCTGGTGTACCACTGCAAAATAAAGAGGTCCCTAATGGTACTCTCGTACTAGGTGAACCATGGGCTGATGTCACAAAATCTTATCCTGGCTCCGGTACAACTTGGGAAGATTGTGATAAATACGCACGCTGTGGAAATTTCGGAGAACTGAAACGATTAAAGGCTAAGTATCCCCATTTAAAAACAATTATTTCCGTTGGTGGCTGGACTTGGTCTAACCGCTTTTCTGACATGGCCGCTGATGAAAAAACAAGAAAAGTATTCGCTGAATCTACAGTTGATTTCCTACGCGAATATGGATTTGACGGCGTTGATTTAGATTGGGAATATCCGGGCGTAGAAACGATTCCTGGTGGTAGTTATCGTCCTGAAGATAAGCAAAACTTCACTCTACTTCTTCAAGATGTTCGAAATGCATTAACTAAAGCTGGTGCAGAAGATGGTAAACAATATTTACTAACAATCGCGTCAGGTGCAAGCCAACGTTATGCTGATCATACAGAGCTAAAGAAAATCTCTCAAATACTTGATTGGATTAATATTATGACATATGACTTCCACGGTGGATGGGAACCTACTTCTAACCATAATGCAGCTCTATACAAAGATCCAAATGACCCAGCAGCGGATACGAATTTTTACGTAGATGGTGCGATAGACATTTATACAAATGAAGGTGTTCCAGCGGATAAACTCGTATTAGGTGTACCTTTTTACGGACGTGGATGGAAGAGTTGTGGAAAAGAAAATAACGGACAATACCAACCTTGTAAACCAGGTAGCGATGGAAAGCTAGCCTCTAAAGGTACTTGGGATGATTATTCTACCGGTGACACAGGTGTGTACGATTATGGTGATTTAGCAGCTAATTATGTTAATAAAAATGGGTTTGTTCGCTACTGGAACGATGTAGCGAAAGTACCTTATTTATATAACGCGACTACAGGCTCATTTATTAGCTACGATGACAATGAATCTATGAAATATAAAACAGACTATATAAAGACGAAAGGTTTAAGTGGAGCAATGTTTTGGGAATTAAGTGGGGATTGCCGTACAAGTCCAAAATATAGTTGTAGTGGTCCTAAATTACTTGATACGTTAGTAAAAGAATTACTAGGTGGACCTATTACTCAAAAAGATATTGAGCCGCCAACAAATGTAAAAAATATTGCTGCTACAAATAAAAATTCAAACTCAGTTCAATTAAACTGGACTGCATCTACTGATAACGTAGGAGTTACTGAATATGAAATTAGTGCAGGGGAAGAAAAGTGGAGTACAACAACAAACAGCATTACAATTAAAAACTTAAAACCTAATACAGAATACACATTTTCAGTAATTGCCAAAGATGCTGCCGGAAATAAGTCACAGCCTACCGCTATTACAGTTAAAACAGATGATGCTAATACGACACCTCCTGGTGGAAATGGCAATGCTACCTTTTCAGTCACTTCAAATTGGGGAAGTGGTTACAATTTCTCAATTATAATAAAAAATACCGGGACGATCCCTATTAAAAACTGGAAATTAGAATTTGATTATAACGGCAATTTAACGCAAGTTTGGGATTCTAAAATTAGTAGTAAAATAAATAGTCATTACGTAATTACGAATGCAGGATGGAATGGTGAAATTCCTCCCGGTGGATCGGTTACAATCGGAGGGGCAGGAACAGGTAATCCCGCCGAACTTGTAAATGCATCCATTAGCGAAAACTAA
- a CDS encoding DUF1992 domain-containing protein — translation MDVFLNIAEEKIRYAIRNGDLDNIPGKGKPLQLEDLSMVPPELRMSYKILKNAGMIPPEMELQKDILKIEDLIACCYDEAERKKLQEELTVKTLRFQQVMEKRKVKDSSAFRMYQDKVFRKLR, via the coding sequence GTGGATGTGTTTTTGAACATTGCTGAAGAAAAAATTCGATATGCAATACGGAATGGTGATCTTGATAACATTCCGGGAAAAGGAAAACCACTACAATTAGAAGACCTTTCAATGGTACCTCCAGAACTTAGAATGAGTTATAAAATTTTAAAAAATGCGGGAATGATTCCACCAGAAATGGAACTACAAAAAGATATATTAAAAATAGAAGATTTAATTGCTTGCTGTTATGATGAAGCAGAGCGAAAAAAATTACAAGAAGAGTTAACAGTAAAAACGCTTCGTTTTCAGCAAGTAATGGAAAAGAGAAAGGTTAAAGATAGTTCAGCTTTTCGTATGTATCAAGATAAAGTATTTCGTAAATTACGCTAA
- a CDS encoding thioredoxin family protein, translating to MNTFETIEELATYIEEQQLVLLFIKTENCSVCDVMLRKVNSVLENYDYVEKVEILLQDMQEIAGRYGVFTGPTVLLFYNGKEILRESRFISLENLERTIQLFEE from the coding sequence ATGAATACATTTGAAACGATAGAAGAATTAGCGACATATATTGAAGAACAACAATTAGTACTTCTGTTTATTAAAACGGAAAATTGTAGTGTTTGTGATGTTATGTTAAGAAAAGTAAATAGCGTATTAGAGAATTATGATTACGTAGAGAAAGTAGAAATATTACTACAAGACATGCAAGAGATTGCGGGGCGATATGGAGTATTTACAGGGCCAACAGTTTTATTATTTTATAATGGAAAAGAGATCCTTCGTGAATCACGCTTCATTTCACTTGAAAATCTAGAGAGAACCATTCAATTATTCGAGGAATAA
- a CDS encoding TetR/AcrR family transcriptional regulator: MRRSAEEIKKEIAYKAESLFSQQGYAATSMEEICEITERSKGSIYYHFKSKEELFLFVVKQHTYDWLEKWNEKEKLYSTSTEKLYGLAEYHVEDIQQPISNAIEEFSMSQVVSKEILDELLALTRESYVMFEKLIEAGIQSGEFREDNTRDLMYIVNGLLSGLGVLYYELDYKELKRIYKKAIDVLLKGMAAE, encoded by the coding sequence ATGAGAAGAAGTGCAGAAGAGATAAAGAAAGAAATTGCATATAAAGCAGAAAGTTTGTTTTCACAGCAGGGCTATGCAGCTACATCTATGGAAGAGATTTGTGAAATTACAGAGCGAAGTAAAGGAAGCATTTATTATCACTTTAAAAGTAAAGAAGAATTATTTTTATTTGTAGTGAAACAGCATACGTATGATTGGCTTGAAAAATGGAATGAAAAAGAGAAGTTGTATAGTACTAGTACTGAAAAACTATATGGTCTCGCGGAATATCATGTAGAGGACATACAGCAACCCATTTCAAATGCAATAGAGGAATTCTCTATGAGTCAAGTTGTAAGTAAAGAGATTTTGGATGAACTATTAGCTTTAACTAGAGAATCATATGTTATGTTTGAGAAACTAATTGAAGCAGGTATACAGTCTGGAGAGTTTCGTGAAGATAATACGCGCGATCTTATGTATATTGTGAATGGATTATTATCAGGGCTTGGAGTACTTTACTACGAGTTAGATTATAAAGAGTTGAAACGTATTTATAAAAAGGCAATAGATGTATTGTTAAAAGGAATGGCAGCTGAATAA